One window of the Triticum dicoccoides isolate Atlit2015 ecotype Zavitan chromosome 3B, WEW_v2.0, whole genome shotgun sequence genome contains the following:
- the LOC119278857 gene encoding KH domain-containing protein At4g18375-like, with protein MSHAGKRISQHRDHDREDRDQKRRLAHTQETSRTDELVVYRILCPDKVIGSVIGKGGKVINSIRQQTNAKVKVVDPYPGADKRVILVYCYVKHRDLKHSDIDADDDDREPVCAAQNALLKVHDAIVDALAVNSDSDDEEANILVPASQAASVIGKSGSVIKRLRSVSKSFIKVKPKDPSDVTHSCAMSFDNFVQITGDARAVKKALLAVSTIIYKCPSKENISLETSIDELPPTIILPSELPVYPASSLYSVSDASMPSGHPSLSILGAPSHGSHVPEFTVPTDAHGGLPIYHSMVPAIPTYNTPKCSGELLLRVACPADKIGLVIGKGGVTIKSIRKESGARVDVDDAKNDKEESIITIASTEATDDVKSAAVEAVLLLQAKINDENEDRMHLRLLVPANVIGCLIGKGGSIINDMRTKSKAIIYISKGTKPRRASSSDELVEVSGEVDRLRDALVQIVLRLREDVLKDSVGRQNSGKDGKLTVATTEPVYSSSFPMPALLPYSQQITPLRYDQRSEVERGSDVFPRSSLYHGYSPRQAVDDGFGVRSSYTSKPYGRRVPDMEMFIPSSGLSKVMGKHGTNLDNIRKISGADIEIIESKSSRHEHVAHIFGTHEQRQSAENLIKAFIMST; from the exons ATGAGCCATGCTGGTAAGCGTATCAGCCAACACAGGGATCATGACAGAGAAGACAGGGACCAAAAGCGGAGGCTGGCCCACACCCAGGAAACTTCCAGAACGGATGAATTGGTTGTTTACCGGATACTTTGTCCAGACAAAGTGATTGGTAGTGTAATTGGCAAGGGTGGCAAGGTGATAAATTCCATCCGGCAACAGACGAATGCCAAAGTCAAGGTTGTCGACCCTTACCCTGGTGCTGACAAAAGGGTTATTTTGGTATATTGTTATGTCAAGCATAGAGACCTCAAGCATAGCGACATAGATGCTGATGATGATGACAGGGAGCCTGTTTGCGCAGCACAAAATGCATTACTCAAGGTGCATGATGCAATCGTTGATGCTCTGGCAGTCAATAGTGACTCTGATGATGAAGAAGCCAACATTCTTGTACCGGCTAGTCAAGCTGCAAGTGTTATTGGAAAATCTGGTTCTGTCATCAAGAGGCTTCGCTCAGTTTCAAAATCATTCATTAAAGTTAAACCAAAAGATCCAAGCGATGTTACACACTCATGTGCTATGAGTTTTGATAATTTCGTTCAG ATAACTGGGGATGCTAGAGCTGTCAAGAAGGCATTGCTTGCAGTATCAACAATTATCTACAAATGTCCATCAAAAGAGAACATTTCTCTCGAAACATCTATTGATGAACTTCCTCCAACCATTATACTTCCTTCAGAGCTTCCAGTTTATCCGGCTAGTAGCTTATACTCAGTGTCAGATGCTTCTATGCCATCTGGACATCCAAGTCTGTCTATCTTAGGGGCACCAAGTCATGGTTCTCATGTTCCTGAATTTACTGTACCCACTGATGCTCATGGCGGATTGCCCATTTATCATTCTATGGTTCCAGCTATTCCTACTTATAACACCCCAAAATGTTCAGGAGAACTATTGCTGCGTGTTGCATGCCCTGCTGACAAGATTGGGTTGGTTATTGGTAAAGGTGGGGTGACCATAAAGAGTATAAGGAAAGAGAGTGGTGCaagggtagatgttgatgatgcaaAGAATGACAAGGAGGAAAGTATAATCACCATTGCATCCACTGAG GCGACCGATGATGTAAAGTCTGCAGCAGTGGAAGCTGTTCTTCTGCTTCAAGCAAAGATCAATGATGAAAATGAAGATAGAATGCATCTTCGCCTTCTTGTTCCGGCTAATGTGATTGGCTGTCTTATCGGTAAGGGTGGTTCAATCATTAATGACATGCGGACTAAGTCGAAGGCAATTATCTACATATCAAAGGGTACTAAGCCTCGGAGGGCATCTTCCAGTGACGAGCTCGTTGAG GTGTCTGGGGAAGTGGACAGACTGCGTGATGCTCTTGTTCAGATCGTTCTAAGACTCCGGGAAGATGTTCTGAAGGACAGCGTGGGGAGGCAAAATTCTGGCAAGGATGGGAAGCTAACTGTTGCCACCACTGAACCAGTGTATTCAAGCAGCTTTCCGATGCCAGCGTTATTACCATACAGTCAACAAATCACTCCATTGCGCTATGATCAAAGGAGTGAAGTTGAGCGTGGTTCGGATGTATTTCCTCGTAGCAGCTTGTATCATGGATACAGCCCCAGGCAG GCTGTAGATGATGGGTTTGGAGTACGCTCCTCGTACACTTCAAAGCCATATGGAAG ACGCGTCCCGGATATGGAAATGTTTATTCCTTCTAGTGGCCTTTCAAAAGTAATGGGGAAGCATGGTACCAACTTGGACAATATTAGAAAG ATTTCTGGAGCTGACATCGAAATTATTGAATCAAAATCATCTCGTCATGAGCATGTTGCTCACATATTTGGCACCCATGAGCAGAGGCAGTCGGCAGAGAATTTGATCAAAGCTTTCATAATGTCTACTTAA